GCGCCAATTCTTCGCCGACGGCCGCCGCGACCAGAGCGCGGACATTTTCTTCGTCAGGCGCATGGCCGAAATAGACTTCGACCACCCACGGCGTAGCGGCCCAGCTCTCGGTCGAGGATTTTTCCTCGAAGGCGGCGGCGGCGGTTTCGGCGGGGTCGAAGGTTTCGACCACGAGATCGGCGACGGAGCGCGCCTGGTCCTCGCCGCAGCGCAGGCGCATGAGGAAAGCGGCGTTGTTGGGGGGCAAACCTTCGAGCATGGCGCTTGGGCAAGACGGGATCCGTCGGCGCGCCGACAGTTTCTCGCCTCCTATCATGCGGCGGAGGGGAAGTCGATGTGCGAGGCGCCGTCACGCCACGTTGTGCAGGCCGCCGTCCACATAGATCGTGTCGCCGGTGATGCCGGAGGCCGCGCCGCCGACCAGAAAGGCCACGACGCGGCCGACCTCCGCGATATCGACCAGACGATGGGTGGGGCTGCGCTTCACCGCCATGTCGATCAGCTCGTCGAATTCGGCGATGCCGCTGGCCGCGCGGGTCTTCAAGGGACCGGGCGACACGGCGTAGACGCGGATGTTCTTGTCGCCGAGTTCGGCGGCAAGATAGCGGGTCGTCGCTTGCAGGGCGGCCTTGACCGGACCCATGACATTGTAATGGTTCACGACTTTGTCGGCGCCGTAATAGCTCATGGTCATCAGGGCGCCGCCCCGGGTCATCAGCGGTTCGGCGAGGCGCGCCATTTCGATGAAGGAATAGCACGACACCTGCATGGCCTGGGTGAAGCCGTCGATCGAGCAATCGATCACGCGGCCGTGGAGATCCTGGCGCGGGGCGAAGGCGATCGAATGGATGACGAAATCGAGCTGTCCCCATTGTCTGCCGATCTCCTCGAACAAAGCCGTCATCTCGCCGGGCTTCCGCACGTCGAGCGGGAGCAGCATGCTCGCCTCGATCTGCTCGGCCAGCGGCTGGACATAGGGTCTGGCCTGCTCGTTGAGATAGGTCAGCGCCAGTTCGGCGCCGAAGCCGCGCAATTTGGTGGCGCAGCCGTAGGCGATGGAGTTTTCGTTGCTGACGCCGACGACGAGGCCGCGTTTGCCCTTCAGCATTTCCCCGATTTTCAGTTCCGGGTCCCAGACCTTGGGCAGGGGAACGATCTTGAGGGCCTGTTCGTCCATTTTTCCCTCCGTTCCCGGCGCCGCCGAGGAAATCATGCCGCGGAATAAGTGAAGAAGCCGCGTCCGGTCTTGCGGCCGAGATAGCCGGCGTCGCACATCTGCTTGAGCAGGGGGCTCGGGCGGAATTTGGGATCGTTGAAGCCGGCGTAGAGCGTCTCCATCACGTCGAGCACGATGTCGAGGCCGATCAGGTCGCCGAGCGACAGCGGACCCATGGGATGAGCGGCGCCGAGCTTCATCATCGCGTCCACGTCTTCCGCGCTGGCGATATTTTCATAGACGCAATTGATCGCCTCGTTGATCATCGGGATCAGCACGCGATTGACCACGAAGCCATAAGAGTCGCGGGCGACGCGCGCGTCCTTGCCGATCGCCCCGCACAATGCGGTGACGGCGGCCGCGACCTCGTCGCTGGTCTGCAAGGCGCGGATGATCTCGACGAGCGGCATCATCGGCACGGGATTGAAGAAATGCATGCCGATCACCCGCGGCGGGATTTTCGTCGCCGCCGCGATCTTGGTGAGCGAGATCGACGAGGTGTTGGAGGCGAGGATCGCGTCCTGGCGACAGACGCGGTCGAGTTCGGCGAAGATCGCCTTTTTCACCTCGAATTTCTCGACGATCGCCTCGACGACGAGGTCGCAATCGGCGAAATCCTCGATTGCCAGCGTCATCCGGATGCGGGCGAGCGCCGCCTCGGCGGCGGCGGCTTCCAGCTTGTTCTTGGAAACGAGCCGGTCCAGGCTGCGACGCACCGCCGATTTGGCGTGGTCGAGCGCGCCTTGGGCGATATCGCGCACCACGACGTCGAAGCCGGAGACGGCGAAAGCCTGGGCGATCCCGGAGCCCATCGTGCCGGCGCCGACGACGCCGATTTTCTGAATTTTCATGGTCATGGCAGCCTCGCTTGTCAGCGCGCGGAAAGTCCCGCGCGTTCGCCCGTCCCGGGCGGCCGGAATCCTTGCCGGCGGGGTCGTTCTTACATCGGCTTTGGCGCGGACGACAGCTTGCGGACCGCGCGCCCGCGCGGTTCAGCCGGCGAAGGCCATTTCCGGCACATAGTCCGGAACGCCGAGCCTGGCGCTGGTCGCGGCGACGATTTGCCCCACCTCGACCCCCGGCGCGCGCTCCAGCAGGATCAGTCCCAGATCGGTCGGCTCGATCACCGCCATATCGGTGACGATGAGGGTGACGCGCCGGGTCGAGGTCAGCGGCAGCTTGCATTCGGGCACGATTTTCGGGCGGCCCTTGGCGGTGTGCTGCATGGCGACGATCACCCGGCGCGCGCCGGAGACGAGGTCCATGGCGCCGCCCATGCCGGGAACCATCTTGCCCGGCACGACCCAGTTGGCGAGATGGCCGTGCTCGTCCACTTCGAGGCCTCCGAGCACGGTGGCGTCGAGATGGCCGCCGCGGATGAGGCCGAAGGAAAAGGTGCTGTCGACCGTCGCGGCGCCCGGCACGGCGGTGGTGAAAATGCCGCCGGCGTCGGTCAGTTCCTCGTCCTCCATGCCTTCCGGCGGGCGGGAGCCCATGCCGACGATGCCGTTTTCCGACTGGAACAGAATTCCGGCGTTGGGATCGATATATTGCGCCACCCCGGTCGGCAGGCCGATGCCGAGATTGACGAGCGTCCCGGGATGGAGTTCGCGCGCCACCCGTCGCTGGATGATTTCATCGGGGGTCATGGGGCAGCTCCCTGCGAATGAGATAATCGACCAGCACGCCGGGGGTGTTGACGTTATCGGGCGAGATTATGCCGACCGGGACGATTTCACGCGATTCGCAGATCACGGTCTTCGCCGCCGTCGCCATGACCGGATTGAAATTGGTCGCGGTGAGCTGATAGACGAGATTGCCGTTGTAATCGGCGCGATCGGCAT
This genomic interval from Candidatus Rhodoblastus alkanivorans contains the following:
- the fabI gene encoding enoyl-ACP reductase FabI, whose translation is MDEQALKIVPLPKVWDPELKIGEMLKGKRGLVVGVSNENSIAYGCATKLRGFGAELALTYLNEQARPYVQPLAEQIEASMLLPLDVRKPGEMTALFEEIGRQWGQLDFVIHSIAFAPRQDLHGRVIDCSIDGFTQAMQVSCYSFIEMARLAEPLMTRGGALMTMSYYGADKVVNHYNVMGPVKAALQATTRYLAAELGDKNIRVYAVSPGPLKTRAASGIAEFDELIDMAVKRSPTHRLVDIAEVGRVVAFLVGGAASGITGDTIYVDGGLHNVA
- a CDS encoding 3-oxoacid CoA-transferase subunit B translates to MTPDEIIQRRVARELHPGTLVNLGIGLPTGVAQYIDPNAGILFQSENGIVGMGSRPPEGMEDEELTDAGGIFTTAVPGAATVDSTFSFGLIRGGHLDATVLGGLEVDEHGHLANWVVPGKMVPGMGGAMDLVSGARRVIVAMQHTAKGRPKIVPECKLPLTSTRRVTLIVTDMAVIEPTDLGLILLERAPGVEVGQIVAATSARLGVPDYVPEMAFAG
- a CDS encoding 3-hydroxybutyryl-CoA dehydrogenase: MTMKIQKIGVVGAGTMGSGIAQAFAVSGFDVVVRDIAQGALDHAKSAVRRSLDRLVSKNKLEAAAAEAALARIRMTLAIEDFADCDLVVEAIVEKFEVKKAIFAELDRVCRQDAILASNTSSISLTKIAAATKIPPRVIGMHFFNPVPMMPLVEIIRALQTSDEVAAAVTALCGAIGKDARVARDSYGFVVNRVLIPMINEAINCVYENIASAEDVDAMMKLGAAHPMGPLSLGDLIGLDIVLDVMETLYAGFNDPKFRPSPLLKQMCDAGYLGRKTGRGFFTYSAA